In Providencia sneebia DSM 19967, one DNA window encodes the following:
- a CDS encoding VOC family protein: protein MMKLKRIHHIAIIASDYTISKKFYCDILGLTLIEEHYRPESDSWKADLALDGIYQIELFSFPTSPARPSYPEACGLRHLAFCVDDLDQSIADLEQHGIRCEAPRIDPYTQKRFTFFADPDGLPLELYCS, encoded by the coding sequence ATAATGAAATTAAAGCGAATTCATCACATTGCGATTATTGCTTCAGATTACACTATTAGCAAAAAGTTTTATTGTGACATTCTTGGCTTAACGTTGATTGAAGAGCACTATCGGCCAGAATCAGATTCATGGAAAGCCGATCTTGCTCTAGATGGAATATACCAAATTGAATTATTCAGTTTTCCAACATCGCCTGCTCGCCCGAGTTACCCAGAGGCCTGCGGTCTAAGACACCTCGCTTTTTGTGTTGATGATCTTGACCAATCTATTGCAGATTTAGAACAACATGGTATTCGCTGCGAAGCACCTAGAATTGATCCTTATACACAAAAAAGATTCACCTTTTTTGCAGATCCTGATGGTTTACCATTGGAATTATATTGTAGCTAA
- the panM gene encoding aspartate 1-decarboxylase autocleavage activator PanM: MRLTITPLSDLTNQHILDLSKIWPNHSQEHLEQWLKSGGNIYAASFNGRLLGAAKVRIEQQQGMISDFFVREVTRRRGVGLYLVEEICRQNSHINNWNMNLQNISDENKTIMVLFLSSCGFHVAPNSHKWEKQT; the protein is encoded by the coding sequence ATGAGACTGACAATTACACCTTTAAGTGATCTAACCAATCAACATATTCTTGATCTAAGCAAAATCTGGCCTAATCACTCTCAAGAACATCTTGAGCAATGGTTAAAATCTGGTGGAAATATTTATGCCGCAAGCTTTAATGGTCGGTTACTGGGCGCTGCAAAAGTTCGGATTGAGCAGCAGCAAGGTATGATTTCTGATTTTTTCGTGCGCGAAGTTACGCGTCGTCGTGGCGTCGGGTTATATTTAGTGGAAGAAATTTGCCGACAAAATTCCCACATTAATAATTGGAATATGAATTTACAAAATATCAGTGATGAAAATAAAACGATTATGGTGCTATTTCTCTCATCATGTGGGTTTCATGTCGCACCAAATAGCCATAAATGGGAAAAACAGACATAA
- a CDS encoding branched-chain amino acid ABC transporter substrate-binding protein, whose translation MNKINKALLAGCIAMAFSQSTWAKEIKIAVVGAMSGPVAQYGDMEFMGARQAVADINAKGGINGDTLVAVEYDDACDPKQAVAVANKVINDGMRYVIGHLCSSSTQPASDIYEDEGIIMITPAATNADLTTRGYQLIMRTTGLDSDQGPTAAKYIVDEIKPKRIAVVHDKQQYGEGLARSVRENLNKAGVKEVMFEGVTAGDKDFSALVAKLKKENVDFVYFGGYYPEMGQILRQAKQSGLNIRFMGPEGVGNSSLSNIAGDASEGMLVTLPKRYDQVPANQPIVDALKAKKEDPTGPFVWTTYAAIQSLATAMERTQSREPEDLAKDLKSSPVDTVMGSLSWLPNGDLKGFEFGVFEWHADGTSTAVK comes from the coding sequence ATGAATAAAATAAATAAAGCATTATTAGCAGGATGTATTGCGATGGCATTCAGCCAATCTACATGGGCTAAAGAGATAAAAATAGCTGTAGTCGGCGCAATGTCTGGGCCAGTTGCTCAATATGGTGATATGGAATTCATGGGTGCCCGTCAGGCCGTTGCGGATATCAATGCTAAAGGCGGCATTAATGGTGATACGCTTGTTGCTGTTGAATATGATGATGCTTGTGATCCTAAACAAGCCGTTGCTGTTGCTAACAAAGTGATTAATGATGGAATGCGTTATGTTATTGGTCACTTGTGCTCATCTTCAACTCAGCCCGCATCAGATATCTATGAGGATGAAGGCATCATTATGATCACTCCGGCTGCAACTAATGCTGACTTAACGACGCGTGGATATCAATTGATCATGCGCACAACTGGTCTAGATTCAGATCAAGGACCAACCGCAGCAAAATACATTGTTGATGAAATCAAACCAAAACGTATCGCAGTTGTACATGATAAACAGCAATATGGCGAAGGTTTAGCGCGCTCTGTGCGTGAAAACCTGAATAAAGCCGGTGTAAAAGAAGTCATGTTTGAAGGTGTTACCGCCGGTGATAAAGATTTTTCAGCGCTAGTCGCTAAACTGAAAAAAGAGAATGTTGATTTTGTCTATTTTGGTGGTTATTACCCTGAAATGGGGCAAATTTTGCGTCAAGCAAAACAATCTGGCCTGAATATTCGTTTCATGGGACCTGAAGGCGTTGGTAACTCATCGTTATCAAATATTGCGGGTGATGCTTCTGAAGGAATGTTGGTAACACTTCCTAAACGTTATGACCAAGTTCCTGCCAACCAACCTATTGTTGATGCATTGAAAGCGAAGAAAGAAGATCCGACAGGACCTTTTGTTTGGACAACGTATGCTGCTATCCAATCTTTGGCAACAGCAATGGAGCGTACGCAAAGTCGTGAGCCAGAAGATCTCGCTAAAGATTTAAAATCTAGCCCAGTAGATACCGTGATGGGATCACTTTCATGGCTGCCTAATGGCGACCTAAAAGGATTTGAATTCGGTGTATTTGAATGGCATGCAGATGGAACATCAACAGCCGTTAAATAA
- the livH gene encoding high-affinity branched-chain amino acid ABC transporter permease LivH: protein MSDQILYFIQQLLNGLTLGSTYALIAIGYTMVYGIIGMINFAHGEVYMIGSYVSFIVIAGLMMLGIDIGWILIAAAFIAAIVVSSTYGWSIERVAYRPVRHSKRLIALISAIGMSIFLQNMVSLSQGSRDLALPSLITGQWVLGESDGFEATITKMQVTIWVVTFLSMLALTLFIRYSRMGRACRACAEDLKMASLLGINTDRVISLTFVIGATMAAIAGVLLGQFYGVINPYIGFMAGMKAFTAAVLGGIGSIPGAMLGGLILGVAEAMTSAYLSTEYKDVVSFCLLIGVLLIMPTGILGRPEVEKV from the coding sequence ATGTCAGACCAAATTCTCTATTTTATTCAGCAGCTCCTTAATGGTTTAACATTAGGAAGTACTTATGCATTGATTGCGATCGGCTATACCATGGTCTATGGCATTATTGGCATGATTAACTTTGCGCACGGGGAAGTTTACATGATTGGGAGCTATGTCTCCTTTATTGTGATTGCCGGGTTAATGATGTTAGGCATTGATATTGGGTGGATTTTGATTGCGGCGGCTTTTATTGCTGCTATTGTGGTTTCAAGCACGTATGGCTGGAGCATCGAACGCGTTGCTTATCGGCCCGTTCGTCATTCGAAAAGATTGATCGCACTGATCTCGGCGATCGGTATGTCGATTTTCTTACAAAACATGGTTAGCCTATCTCAAGGATCACGTGATCTGGCTTTACCTAGTTTGATCACCGGTCAGTGGGTTCTTGGTGAAAGTGATGGTTTTGAAGCGACGATCACTAAAATGCAGGTCACTATCTGGGTTGTCACTTTTCTTTCTATGCTGGCTTTAACGCTGTTTATTCGCTATTCCCGGATGGGAAGAGCCTGTAGAGCTTGTGCTGAAGATCTTAAAATGGCCAGTCTACTTGGTATAAATACCGATCGCGTTATCTCTTTAACCTTTGTGATTGGCGCAACTATGGCAGCTATTGCTGGTGTATTGCTCGGTCAATTCTATGGTGTGATAAATCCTTATATTGGCTTTATGGCAGGAATGAAAGCCTTTACAGCTGCCGTTTTAGGCGGAATTGGCAGCATTCCGGGAGCAATGTTAGGCGGTCTTATCTTAGGGGTTGCCGAAGCGATGACTTCTGCTTATTTAAGTACTGAATATAAAGATGTTGTTTCATTTTGTTTATTAATCGGTGTGTTATTGATCATGCCAACCGGCATTCTGGGGCGCCCGGAGGTCGAAAAAGTATGA
- a CDS encoding high-affinity branched-chain amino acid ABC transporter permease LivM has protein sequence MRKDNWINAIVASITFFILAIFMMGLQLTLDGTKLIVTSADSVRWNWIIAGIVVIFIFQLVRPSLARVWQGAPKKSWAIPDFDGSTTKQKILAVAIILAAIIWPFMVSRGSVDIATLTLIYVMLGLGLNVVVGLSGLLVLGYAGFYAIGAYTFALLNHYYGFGFWESLPIAGLTAALAGLLLGFPVLRLRGDYLAIVTLGFGEIVRILLLNNTEITGGPNGISQLPKPTFFGLEFSRTAKDGWDTFHNFFGIAYNPGDRIIFLYFVALLLVVLTLFIINRLLRMPLGRAWEALREDEIACRSLGLSPTRIKLTAFTISAAFAGFAGTLFAARQGFISPESFTFAESAFVLAIVVLGGMGSQTSVILAAIILVVSREMMRDLNAYSMLLLGALMVLMMIWRPQGLLPMKRRQMKLKSAEPLENKGDNA, from the coding sequence ATGAGGAAAGATAATTGGATCAATGCCATTGTTGCTTCTATCACTTTTTTTATCCTTGCCATTTTTATGATGGGATTGCAGCTAACGCTTGATGGTACCAAGCTTATTGTAACCAGTGCTGATTCAGTTCGCTGGAACTGGATTATTGCTGGGATCGTCGTGATTTTTATTTTTCAATTAGTCAGACCATCATTGGCTCGAGTTTGGCAAGGTGCACCAAAGAAATCATGGGCGATACCCGATTTTGATGGTTCGACAACTAAGCAAAAAATTCTGGCAGTCGCTATCATTCTTGCTGCGATTATCTGGCCATTTATGGTTTCACGCGGCAGCGTTGATATTGCAACGTTGACACTGATTTATGTCATGCTGGGTCTTGGTTTAAATGTTGTGGTTGGGCTTTCAGGTTTATTAGTACTCGGTTATGCCGGTTTTTATGCTATTGGCGCTTACACCTTTGCATTATTAAATCACTATTATGGATTTGGTTTTTGGGAAAGCTTACCTATTGCTGGGCTAACGGCTGCACTTGCTGGTTTATTACTGGGATTTCCCGTTCTCCGGCTACGTGGAGATTATTTAGCCATTGTAACATTAGGGTTTGGTGAGATAGTCCGTATTTTATTGCTGAATAATACAGAAATTACGGGCGGTCCTAATGGCATTAGCCAGCTTCCAAAACCAACATTTTTTGGGCTAGAGTTCAGCAGAACTGCGAAAGATGGTTGGGATACTTTCCATAATTTCTTTGGGATTGCTTATAATCCAGGGGATCGCATTATTTTCCTCTATTTTGTTGCATTGTTACTGGTTGTCTTAACACTATTTATCATTAATCGCTTGTTACGCATGCCTTTAGGGCGAGCTTGGGAAGCTCTCAGAGAAGATGAGATTGCCTGTCGTTCTCTGGGTTTATCGCCAACACGCATTAAATTAACGGCTTTTACCATCAGTGCCGCTTTTGCCGGTTTTGCGGGAACATTATTTGCTGCTCGGCAAGGTTTTATCAGCCCCGAATCCTTCACATTTGCGGAATCTGCCTTTGTATTAGCGATTGTTGTTTTGGGGGGAATGGGTTCTCAAACATCAGTTATCTTAGCGGCAATTATTCTGGTTGTATCACGCGAAATGATGCGCGACCTAAATGCTTATAGCATGTTGCTACTGGGGGCATTGATGGTCTTGATGATGATTTGGCGACCACAAGGCTTGTTACCGATGAAACGTCGCCAGATGAAATTGAAAAGCGCGGAGCCACTGGAAAATAAAGGAGATAATGCATGA
- the livG gene encoding high-affinity branched-chain amino acid ABC transporter ATP-binding protein LivG: MNAAVMPLLKVKGLTMRFGGLLAVNNVELTLNQGEIVSLIGPNGAGKTTIFNCLTGFYKPTSGEIVYRDKHLEGLSGQAIARLGVIRTFQHVRLFKEMTVIENLLVAQHQHLKSGIFSGLLKTPAFRRAEADAQEHAIKWLERVDLLQFANRQAGNLAYGQQRRLEIARCMVTRPEILMLDEPAAGLNPKETNDLDELIAELRSHHQVSVLLIEHDMKLVMGISDRIYVVNQGTPLANGTPEQIRQHPDVIKAYLGEAY, from the coding sequence ATGAATGCAGCCGTAATGCCTTTATTGAAGGTGAAGGGTTTAACAATGCGTTTTGGCGGGTTATTAGCTGTCAATAATGTGGAATTAACATTAAATCAAGGTGAAATTGTTTCACTGATTGGCCCTAATGGTGCGGGTAAAACAACAATCTTTAACTGCCTGACGGGATTTTATAAGCCGACCAGCGGAGAAATTGTGTATCGTGATAAGCATTTAGAAGGCTTATCTGGTCAGGCGATTGCGCGTTTAGGTGTGATCCGTACTTTTCAACATGTTCGCTTATTTAAAGAAATGACGGTGATTGAAAATTTATTAGTGGCTCAACATCAGCATTTAAAAAGTGGCATTTTTTCTGGTTTACTAAAAACACCCGCCTTTCGACGCGCAGAAGCAGATGCGCAAGAACACGCTATAAAATGGCTTGAACGTGTTGATTTATTGCAGTTTGCTAATCGACAAGCGGGAAATTTAGCTTATGGTCAGCAGCGACGCTTAGAAATCGCGCGTTGCATGGTAACTCGTCCAGAAATTTTAATGCTTGATGAGCCAGCAGCAGGGCTAAATCCCAAAGAAACAAATGATCTTGATGAATTGATTGCGGAATTACGTTCTCATCATCAGGTTTCTGTATTACTGATTGAGCATGATATGAAATTGGTTATGGGCATTTCTGATAGAATTTATGTTGTTAACCAAGGTACACCACTTGCCAATGGGACCCCAGAGCAAATTCGCCAGCATCCTGATGTTATTAAAGCTTATTTGGGGGAGGCTTACTGA
- the livF gene encoding high-affinity branched-chain amino acid ABC transporter ATP-binding protein LivF, translated as MLEFKQVSAHYGKIQALHQVSLNIQKGEIVTLIGANGAGKTTLLSTLCGDPRASSGQILYRDVDITQLPTAKIMREDIAIVPEGRRVFSRMTVEENLAMGGFFANRQQYQERIERVYTLFPRLYERRAQRSGTMSGGEQQMLAIGRALMSQPALLLLDEPSLGLAPIIIMQIFETILQLRDEGMTIFLVEQNANQALKLADRGYVLENGHIVLEDSGKALLENEAVRDAYLGG; from the coding sequence ATGTTAGAGTTCAAACAAGTTTCTGCCCATTATGGCAAAATCCAAGCATTACACCAAGTGAGCTTAAATATTCAAAAAGGGGAAATTGTCACGCTGATTGGTGCGAATGGTGCAGGTAAAACAACATTATTAAGTACACTTTGTGGTGATCCGCGAGCTTCTTCTGGTCAGATCCTCTATCGCGATGTTGATATTACTCAACTGCCAACGGCTAAAATAATGCGCGAAGATATTGCAATTGTTCCTGAAGGGCGACGTGTATTTTCCCGTATGACTGTTGAAGAAAATCTAGCGATGGGTGGTTTTTTTGCTAATCGCCAGCAATATCAAGAAAGAATTGAGCGCGTTTATACATTGTTTCCCCGTTTATATGAACGCCGCGCTCAGCGCTCGGGAACCATGTCGGGCGGAGAGCAGCAAATGTTGGCAATTGGTCGAGCACTGATGAGCCAGCCTGCATTGCTGCTATTGGATGAACCTTCTTTAGGTTTAGCACCAATCATTATTATGCAAATTTTTGAGACGATTTTGCAGCTACGCGATGAAGGTATGACAATATTCCTCGTAGAACAAAATGCAAATCAGGCCTTAAAATTAGCAGATAGAGGCTATGTGCTTGAAAATGGTCATATTGTCTTAGAAGATAGCGGAAAAGCCTTATTGGAGAATGAAGCGGTCCGTGATGCTTATTTAGGTGGTTAG
- the fdhF gene encoding formate dehydrogenase subunit alpha, with protein MKKIISVCPYCGAGCKINLCVENGRIIKAEGANGVTNQGQLCLKGLYGWDFLYDNKLLTARLNQPMIRREKGAPFEVVSWDEAISYTASKLKEIKEKYGAKSIMCTGSSRGTGNETNFVMQKFARAVLGNNNVDCCARVCHGPSVAGLQVTLGNGAMSNSIADIEHSDCLLVFGYNCADSHPIVARRVIKAKENGAEIIVCDPRKIETAKIATQYLPLKNGTNMLLVNAFAYTLIDEQLYDKNYVDQHTEGFEEYKQAVQDYSPEVVEDIVGIPASQIRQAMRSYAKAKTATIMWGMGVTQFGQAVDVVKGLSSLALMTGNLGKSNVGVAPVRGQNNVQGACDMGVLPNLFPGYQSVTDESVRQKFAQEWGISPEQLDPEVGYRITEVPHLAIEGKVKAYYIMGEDPLQTEADLTLVRSGFDALEFVVVQDIFMTKTAEQADVILPSTSWGEHGGIFTCADRGFQRFEKAIEPQGNVKRDWEIISLLATEMGYPMSYKDNQQIWDEVRKLCPLFYGATYEKLAGLAHIQWPCPTEDHPGTPYLYQNDIFDTPSGKGLLYATSWRKPAELPDSEFPLILSTVREVGHYSCRSMTGNCKALALLADEPGYVQINPETAKKIGIKDQDIVWVESRRGKVMSRCSLNETINKPAIYMTYQWWIGACNELTQDNLDPVSKTPETKYCAARIIKIDNQHAAEKMVKEKYVGMRNRLINLVESAERRI; from the coding sequence ATGAAAAAAATCATCTCTGTGTGCCCATACTGCGGCGCGGGTTGTAAAATTAATCTTTGTGTCGAAAACGGTAGAATTATCAAAGCAGAAGGGGCAAATGGTGTCACCAACCAGGGACAGTTATGCTTAAAAGGATTATATGGCTGGGATTTTCTTTATGATAATAAATTACTAACAGCCAGATTAAATCAACCCATGATACGCAGAGAAAAGGGCGCACCATTTGAAGTCGTAAGTTGGGATGAGGCAATTAGTTACACCGCAAGTAAACTGAAAGAAATAAAAGAAAAATATGGCGCAAAATCCATTATGTGCACAGGCTCATCTCGCGGAACAGGGAATGAAACCAATTTTGTTATGCAAAAATTTGCCCGAGCAGTCTTGGGTAATAATAATGTAGATTGCTGTGCGCGTGTGTGTCACGGCCCTTCTGTGGCAGGTTTGCAAGTCACATTAGGAAATGGGGCAATGAGTAACTCAATAGCAGATATTGAACACTCAGATTGTTTATTAGTATTTGGTTATAACTGTGCTGATTCTCACCCAATTGTTGCTAGGCGTGTTATTAAAGCAAAAGAGAACGGCGCAGAAATTATTGTTTGTGATCCGCGAAAAATAGAAACAGCTAAAATAGCCACTCAGTATCTTCCGCTTAAAAATGGTACCAATATGTTATTGGTGAATGCTTTTGCCTATACCTTAATTGATGAGCAACTGTATGACAAAAATTATGTTGATCAGCATACCGAAGGCTTTGAAGAGTATAAGCAAGCTGTGCAAGATTATAGCCCTGAAGTTGTCGAAGATATTGTTGGTATTCCAGCATCACAGATTCGTCAAGCTATGCGCTCTTATGCTAAAGCTAAAACAGCAACCATCATGTGGGGTATGGGTGTAACCCAATTTGGCCAAGCTGTAGACGTCGTAAAAGGTCTTTCCAGTTTAGCGCTAATGACAGGTAATTTAGGTAAGTCAAATGTAGGTGTCGCACCTGTTCGAGGACAGAATAATGTTCAAGGTGCTTGTGATATGGGTGTATTACCTAATTTATTCCCTGGTTATCAAAGTGTTACCGATGAATCAGTAAGACAAAAATTCGCCCAAGAATGGGGAATTTCTCCTGAACAATTAGACCCAGAAGTTGGGTATCGCATTACGGAAGTTCCACATCTCGCGATTGAAGGTAAAGTCAAAGCCTATTATATCATGGGTGAAGATCCACTACAGACAGAAGCTGATTTAACTTTAGTGCGTAGTGGTTTTGATGCGCTTGAATTCGTCGTCGTACAAGATATTTTTATGACGAAAACGGCTGAACAAGCAGATGTTATTTTACCTTCTACAAGCTGGGGGGAACATGGCGGTATCTTTACTTGTGCAGATCGTGGCTTCCAACGTTTCGAAAAAGCGATTGAACCGCAAGGAAATGTCAAAAGAGACTGGGAAATCATTAGCTTACTAGCAACAGAAATGGGTTACCCGATGTCTTATAAAGACAATCAACAAATATGGGATGAAGTCAGAAAGTTGTGCCCACTATTTTATGGGGCAACATATGAAAAATTGGCGGGTCTTGCACATATACAATGGCCGTGCCCAACAGAAGACCATCCCGGAACACCTTATCTCTATCAGAATGATATTTTTGATACACCTTCTGGCAAAGGGCTGCTTTATGCAACATCATGGCGTAAACCCGCAGAATTGCCTGACAGCGAATTTCCATTGATCCTGTCAACTGTGCGCGAAGTCGGTCACTATTCTTGTCGTTCAATGACTGGGAACTGTAAAGCATTAGCACTTTTGGCAGATGAGCCGGGCTATGTACAAATTAACCCAGAAACAGCTAAAAAAATCGGTATTAAAGACCAAGATATTGTGTGGGTTGAGTCTCGTAGGGGAAAGGTGATGTCGCGTTGTAGTCTCAATGAGACAATTAACAAACCCGCTATTTACATGACTTATCAATGGTGGATTGGTGCATGCAATGAATTAACACAAGATAATCTTGATCCTGTATCAAAAACACCAGAAACAAAATATTGTGCAGCTAGAATTATTAAGATTGATAATCAACATGCTGCCGAAAAAATGGTGAAGGAAAAATATGTTGGTATGCGAAATAGATTAATTAATCTCGTTGAATCAGCAGAACGACGAATTTAA
- a CDS encoding tetratricopeptide repeat protein codes for MKRLLLCLFLYLPAFAEATNCEIADKSVCMAAEQGDANSQAILGTMYYDGNEVAQDYNRAFLWIKKAADQGHAGAQGILGKMYFDGNGMKKDYNLSFLWMTKAAEQGDVEAQSNLGFLYSTDGEKQDYEQVFLWTQKAALQGFAIAQGNLGSLYRDGNGVKKDVHQAFLWIQKAANQGLASAQYDLSLLYSDGLGVKQDDEQAFRWTKKAADQGFTHAQYNLGVMYMDGIGVKQDYKQAFLWTQQAAEKGFAKAQYNLGILYYSGSGVTQDKSLAKSWFRNACNNKFQRGCKSYQRMHETKIGIKD; via the coding sequence ATGAAAAGATTATTGCTTTGCCTTTTTCTCTATTTACCCGCTTTTGCGGAAGCAACTAATTGTGAGATAGCTGATAAGTCGGTATGTATGGCTGCTGAGCAAGGTGATGCGAACTCCCAAGCTATATTGGGTACTATGTATTATGACGGTAACGAAGTTGCTCAAGATTATAATCGTGCTTTCTTATGGATTAAAAAAGCCGCAGACCAAGGCCATGCAGGAGCACAAGGAATATTAGGAAAGATGTACTTTGATGGTAATGGGATGAAAAAAGATTATAACCTTTCCTTCTTGTGGATGACAAAGGCCGCTGAACAAGGTGATGTTGAAGCTCAGAGTAATTTAGGGTTTCTGTATTCTACCGATGGTGAGAAACAAGATTATGAACAAGTCTTTTTGTGGACTCAAAAAGCCGCACTCCAAGGGTTTGCAATTGCTCAGGGTAACTTAGGGTCTCTATACCGTGATGGTAATGGCGTGAAAAAAGATGTTCATCAAGCATTTTTATGGATACAAAAGGCAGCAAATCAAGGTCTCGCATCTGCTCAATATGATCTAAGCCTTCTATATAGTGATGGGCTTGGTGTAAAGCAAGATGATGAGCAAGCTTTTCGATGGACTAAAAAGGCTGCTGACCAAGGTTTTACTCATGCTCAATATAACTTAGGTGTTATGTACATGGATGGAATTGGTGTAAAACAAGATTATAAGCAAGCTTTCTTGTGGACTCAACAGGCTGCCGAAAAAGGCTTTGCTAAGGCTCAGTATAATTTAGGTATTCTGTATTATAGTGGTAGCGGTGTCACTCAGGATAAATCATTAGCCAAATCTTGGTTCAGAAATGCCTGTAATAACAAGTTTCAAAGGGGATGTAAGAGTTATCAGAGAATGCATGAAACTAAGATTGGAATAAAAGATTGA
- the fis gene encoding DNA-binding transcriptional regulator Fis: MFEQRVNSDVLTVATVNSQDQVTQKPLRDSVKQALKNYFAQLNNQDVNDLYELVLAEVEQPLLDMVMQYTRGNQTRAALMMGINRGTLRKKLKKYGMN; the protein is encoded by the coding sequence ATGTTCGAACAACGCGTAAATTCTGACGTACTAACCGTTGCTACTGTAAATTCACAAGATCAAGTAACTCAAAAACCATTGCGTGATTCAGTTAAGCAAGCACTGAAGAACTATTTTGCTCAATTAAATAATCAAGATGTTAATGATTTATATGAGCTGGTATTGGCTGAGGTAGAGCAGCCTTTGTTGGACATGGTTATGCAATATACCCGTGGAAACCAGACCCGCGCAGCCCTGATGATGGGGATCAACCGCGGTACTCTGCGTAAGAAACTGAAAAAATACGGCATGAACTAA
- the dusB gene encoding tRNA dihydrouridine synthase DusB, whose amino-acid sequence MRIGQYQLRNCLIAAPMAGITDRPFRSLCYDMGAGMTVSEMLSSNPQVWKTDKSRLRMIHRDEPGVRSVQIAGNDPDEMAAAAQINVESGAQIIDINMGCPAKKVNRKLAGSALLRYPDLVKSILSTVVKAVDVPVTLKIRTGWSPEERNCIDIAKLAEDCGIQALTIHGRTRACLFNGEAEYDNIRVVKQTVAIPVIANGDITDPLKARAVLDYTGADALMIGRAAQGRPWIFREIQHYLDTGEMLPPMPMAEVKRIMMAHVQELHDFYGQGKGVRIARKHVSWYLQEHAPDDQFRRSFNAIEDASEQLEVLEAFFEYIA is encoded by the coding sequence ATGCGAATTGGACAATATCAGTTGAGGAACTGTCTTATTGCTGCCCCCATGGCAGGCATCACGGATAGACCTTTTCGGTCGCTCTGTTATGACATGGGTGCTGGTATGACAGTATCAGAAATGCTTTCTTCTAACCCTCAGGTTTGGAAGACAGACAAGTCTAGACTCAGAATGATCCATCGCGATGAACCGGGGGTACGTTCCGTTCAAATAGCTGGCAATGATCCTGATGAAATGGCTGCCGCAGCTCAAATTAACGTTGAGAGTGGTGCCCAAATCATTGATATCAACATGGGCTGCCCAGCTAAAAAAGTGAATCGAAAGCTTGCAGGCTCAGCACTACTACGCTATCCCGATTTGGTGAAGTCCATCTTATCGACGGTAGTAAAAGCTGTTGATGTGCCTGTTACGTTGAAGATACGCACAGGTTGGTCACCTGAAGAACGAAACTGCATAGATATTGCCAAGTTGGCCGAAGATTGTGGTATTCAAGCTCTAACCATTCACGGAAGGACTCGCGCCTGTTTGTTTAATGGTGAGGCTGAGTATGACAATATTCGGGTAGTTAAGCAGACTGTTGCCATTCCAGTTATTGCTAATGGCGACATTACTGACCCGCTAAAAGCCAGAGCTGTCTTAGATTATACAGGGGCTGATGCCCTGATGATAGGAAGAGCAGCTCAGGGGAGACCTTGGATCTTTCGGGAAATCCAGCATTATCTGGACACAGGTGAAATGTTGCCACCGATGCCGATGGCAGAGGTAAAGCGCATTATGATGGCGCATGTACAGGAGTTGCACGACTTTTATGGTCAAGGCAAAGGAGTCCGTATTGCGCGTAAACATGTTTCTTGGTATTTACAAGAACATGCACCTGATGACCAGTTTAGGCGCTCATTCAACGCCATTGAGGACGCCAGCGAACAGCTGGAGGTGTTGGAAGCATTTTTTGAATACATTGCGTAA